The Labrus mixtus chromosome 18, fLabMix1.1, whole genome shotgun sequence DNA segment GGTCGCAGGTTCGGGTTCAGGGGTTTCAGCCTTCTGGGCGGGTTGGTCATCCTTTGGGTCTTTCGGGGTCTCCAGCACCTCAGGGCACTCTTTCTCTGTCGGTTCAGTAGTGCTGCTGTCCAGTTGACTTCCGGCTCCCTGCACCTTCTCATATAgacttttcctctcctcttgcaAAGCCCTGCATAGATTCTCAAGCTTCTGGTTCTTGGAAGTGACAAGCTCAAACTCCTTTTCCTTGATTGCTTTCTTTAAAGAGTAATGGAAAACAGCGTTAAATGAAGGGAAGTCAATCAGTAATGAAATAACCAAAAGCCTCATTTAGACATATCcacaaaaactcctgaaaacttccaaAACGTGTGGGATGAGCTGCTTGTGTACAGGCACATTTTGTCACTCCGACTTACCAATAATTTGTCCTGCAAGCTACATagtaaatttaaaaatgtaagaacgcaggaaatattcaggaaaattcactaGGGGGGAATAGGAGGGGGTGATTAAGTTGTTATTCTGCGACCGAGGAAATCTCtcaactgcttcattatgttttgatATCTTGAATTTGTCGAACTATAAGTAGCATTACTATTCCTTGctttctttttacgtcatgtctccTGAGACCCTCTCCTGCCTCCTGTCCGACAGGGCTAGTCTCAGGAAGACTTCAGGGGCCGGCCGGCCTGAAGTTTCTAGAAATTTCCAGGAGTGCGTGTGTAAATATGACTAAACACTTGTGTTCCGAACAACATCTCTTACATCTGACACCATGTCAACGAGACTCTTGTTGCAGCCATCAAAGCGAGTCTTCCAAGACTGACACTCCTTCTccagctttttcattttcttggccatctacaacacacacacacacacgaaaaaaagaaaaaaaaaatcacaatgcaCATTTAAAGCCAAGTTTAAAAATAGCTCCCGCAGTACAGTGCAGGATTGTACAGCTTGTCATTGTTGGTGTTAATCTCATGGGATTTGTTTCTCTTATTACtgtatttattatgttttattttcagataaaCAAAGTAATTCAACCATAACCAAGAAGCTGATATCAAACATTCAGTGAAGCAGCTCTCACTTTGTCCATATCCTGTTTGAAGCCGCTGTAGACACTGTTGCTCTTTGATACCGTGCCCTGGATCTCATCAAACTTCCTTGAGTACATATCGAGCTGAGGAGAAATAATAGAAGAATATTATACAAGTCTCcagagaggtaaaaaaaaaaacaacaacaagccaaTGCTGCCCATGTTGCTGTGTTACTGTACCTGGGTCCTCATATCACTCTCTTGTCCCCTCAGGGCTTTCAGTTGAGTTTTATACTCCACAGCCTGTTTTAGCATCTGTGGaataatgaaatgttcagtaacaatGAGCATCAGGGGAATAGAATAGCAAATAGGATGTGCTTTTATCAATCGACAAATCTTAGAAACAAAATACATACAAGCTCTTTCTCCAGCTTGTGCCTCTCCTCGGCCTCCTTCAGCATCATGTTTGCCTGCGTGAGTTTGGTTTCCAGCAGCTTCTCTTTCAGGTCCCTGTGTTTGAAAACCTTTTCCAGGTTCTGGAAGACAATCGGGAGAATTTACGAGTCGTTTTCACACCCAAAGCTGTTTCATTTCTCGCTCAGGGCGCCTTGgccacataaaacaaatacagcagcTCATAAATGTAAGAATGGGTGAAATGTGCAAATAATTCATGGGCTTGAAGCTGGCAGATGTTACGAGACTTTACATAAGAACAGTTCAGGTAGTGTCAGGGAGGTTTGCATGCTGTAGATTGTGGTATATATAACTTTGTGTATGTATTTGGCAGGGTCAGTACCGACTCTCGCTGATCGTATTGTGAAATGAGCCCCTTCAGTTTCTCTGCCAGAGAGCTGTTCTCCTGACACAGTTTGGTGTTTCGGCTGCTGTGTTCCTCGATTTGGGCCTGTATGTCACTCAGCGTCCCCTGGAAGTGAGTTGTGATCTCTTTCCTCTTCAGGTCATCCTCTCTGCACCTCTGGAGGGTCTCTTCCTGCAGGTCAGATATAAACAGATATAACCTTTTTATCTATGTGCTACGAAACCTTTAGCTTTTCCACTTGTTTCAGGAAGAGTGAATTGCTTAACTTTACTCTCAATGTGGAACTGTGGATGCACCCATTGTTTCTGAAACGTTTTCTGCGGTTTCATATTACCTGCTTCCCGTCTATTTAAGTACTGGCCCAAATAGAAGCCATTCCAAGGGTGTGAAGTAATAAGAAAACTGTTAGTttagaaatacaaataataaatctaGAGCTCCTGTAAGTGCACACCAGGGAGCTAAATTCTAAAAGTGTGAAGTTATTTGAGCTGCCGCTGACAATACATTTCAttgtccatttatttatttatcatgttttttgaaTAATGAATATGTTTACTTGGACATACTTTTTTCAGTAAGTGGTTAAAAAATAGACCATAAAAGTTCCCTCAAGCCTTAGGTGATTTTGTCAATAACCCAAATAAACCCAAAGTTTCATTATCAATTTACCGGCTgatagtttttgagtttagtgttgtttttctcacatAACTTCCAAAAGCAAAGGTGATTTCAGGTTGCTCATTTTGTCAGATCCATAACTGGAAGATATTCCAATTTCTGACACATTATTCAAAGAAGAGAAGTAAATCCTCACAGATGAGAACTCTGAAACGGTGTTGTGTCTCTTTAACTCGTAATAAGTAGTCATAAACTGTCAAGTCAAACGATCTATTTGAAATTggatttcaaaatgaaatggaaGTATCGCAAAGAGCTGAATGTTCAATATGTGATTAAACAGtgaaaagacaataaaagttATATCCTGCAAACAACAGAATGACAAAAAGAGCCAGTTCACAAACtaataaagagaaaatcattTACAAGCCAGAGGGGGAATATGATATTCTAAGACGGTGCCGGTGGCCTCGTGGTTAGTTTGCATGCCCACTGTACAGAGACGGTTTTCCTGTAAGCGGGAAGTCCAGGGTTtgaatcagacctgtggctcctttcctgcatgccattccactatctctctccctgatttctgactatatccactgtcctgcctctcaaataaaagcataaaaagccccaaaaataaatcttaacccCGCCGCCTACTACACCTCTCTAGATCTTTAAATATATTGAagatttttcttcctttgacTTAATAAACCGTTATCACTAGAATTACGAATGAAATCTGCTTTTTTGAACAACACATGTCTTCGCAGCACGAGATGTGGGTGGGGCGGTTTAAGAGGTCATGGCCTTAGCTCTGACATAATGGTTGATCTCTGGTGTCAGCTGATGTCACCTCCTGTTGGGCACAACATATGGTAACAACAGCCGGCCCACACCAAAAAACAACCAGCGGCAAATGTTGATTTCAGCAGATTAGAAACCATCCGTGTAAGAGATTAAGCTGAAGTACCTTCAAGGTCTTGTTGTGCCTCTGCAGCTCTCGGCAGAGCCCTTCCAGTTTACTGCGTGCTAACACGGCGCGGCTGTGCTCGCTCTGCAGCTGATCCTTCTCCTTCATCACTTGGAGCAACTTCTTCTGCAGGAACTTAAGCTGCTTCTGATCACTCCGATGCTCCTCCAACTGCAACGACACAGAAAAATCCACCATGTGCCCATAAGGGTAGAGATGTCACTGTTGTTCCAATGAGAGCATTAAAACATTGCAGAAGTCTGAATTTTTTTGCTAAAAATGATTTTGGTAAACAAGCAATGCTCACTGAGCATGCATACATTTTGACTGTCGGATGGACACCTGGGCATAATGTTTGTTCTTTCAcaccattttgatgcagtcacaTAAAGCTTAAGCACGCTATCAGCTATCCTCTGATTAATTTAATGGTGAAACAAatattgctttttgtttttaatttcaaatttGGGAGAAACAATttgcactgtaaaaacaaaaacattaagaaaatggGATA contains these protein-coding regions:
- the txlnbb gene encoding taxilin beta b; translated protein: MEACQESVPAPIGPEASPAQGHHIDLTEDLAQQLEDIISTYQDAEIPAEPEDTEEVTAVKEADSRKDQKLEKKMLKNLGKEAMLLMQSLNKLNTPEQKLEAIIKKHAELLEEHRSDQKQLKFLQKKLLQVMKEKDQLQSEHSRAVLARSKLEGLCRELQRHNKTLKEETLQRCREDDLKRKEITTHFQGTLSDIQAQIEEHSSRNTKLCQENSSLAEKLKGLISQYDQRESNLEKVFKHRDLKEKLLETKLTQANMMLKEAEERHKLEKELMLKQAVEYKTQLKALRGQESDMRTQLDMYSRKFDEIQGTVSKSNSVYSGFKQDMDKMAKKMKKLEKECQSWKTRFDGCNKSLVDMVSDKAIKEKEFELVTSKNQKLENLCRALQEERKSLYEKVQGAGSQLDSSTTEPTEKECPEVLETPKDPKDDQPAQKAETPEPEPATTAGKQTVESPLNKELAKLKSEQAHLKEIASSFTVSHVVPTETLASQSQGLSEGAQEPEEHHIEESNGEHLLKVEEDKFQDQRDLEMESVD